GACTGCGGCTGCTGGAGCTGTTCGAGGTGGTCGGGCCCGAGGACCCGCGGGTGGCCGCGGCGCGGCGGGCGCTGGCGCGCGCTCTGTTCTGAGCCGGGCGGGGGCCGGTTCTGACCAGTCGCTAAACGTCGGGACTCGTGGTTCCCGAGTGAAAGTTCCGTCCCTGTGGTTCCCCTGCGGCCGCGCTTTACCAAATCTTGGTAATCGCGGCCGCTGTTACTTCAAGTAAGTCGAGGGCGTTGGTCTGTCGGGTTCTGTCCATCGATCAACAGCTTTGTTCCGGGGGTTGTTGCCACCCTGTGTCGCTGCCCGAGACCTATGGGTCGTTGTTCGGTTATCGCGCCGTTACTAGCCAGTAACGAACCCCCTTGTGCGGGCGGCGAGAATGCACCACGATCGGCCACGCTCGGTCCATTCCCGTACCCCGACAGCCGGTTGGGTCAACGGGTTTTCCTGGGTCCCCACCGAGCAGGGCCGACGGCAGTGCCGTCGTCCCTTGGGCAGGGGGGTCTTCGCCGCTCGGTGGAGCCTGTCCAGCAAGGTTGTGCGTGATGCGTGTCAGGCGCGACCAGTGGTTGTCGCTCGGGGGTGATCGCCGGTGATCGGTGCGCGGTTCGCGCCTCCGAGTACGGGCGCTCCCCATTCCCGAGGACGTAGCACTTCTCCCATCCCTGCCCGGCTGAGCCGCCGCCATGGGGGCGAGTCAGGGCCGGAGATGTACGTCCGAGAAGGAGGAAATATGGAGTCCCAGGTGCGTGGCGGGACCAGATGGAAGCGGTTCGCCGTCGTCATGGTGCCCAGCGTGGCCGCCACGGCTGCGATAGGCGTCGCCCTCGCGCAGGGCGCGCTCGCCGCGTCGTTCAGCGTGTCGGGGCAGTCGTTCAAGGTCAGCGCCGACAAGCTCGTCGGCACCGGCTTCTCGCAGTACGGCGCGATCGACGCGGGTTACACCCTCGACGGCAAGAAGACGGCTCACCCCGTCGCCGTCTCGGCGTTCAAGAGCGCCTCGATCACGAACATGTGCCAGTCCGTGGTCACCCCGAACATCCCGCTGCTCGGGTCCGTCAGCCTCATCCTGAAGGCCGGCGGCAGTGGCACGCCGGTCGAGGCCGACAACCTGTACATCGACGTCGAGGACCTCGCCGCCGATGCCGTGTTCAAGGGCATCGACATCGGTGTGGCCGGCAAGGACCTCAGCAAGGGTCCTGGCATCAAGAGCGGTGACACGGCCAACCCCTACGGCTTCGCCCAGCAGGCGGAGTCCGCGGAGCTGACCGACGTGAAGCAGACGGCGTGGGCCACCACTGCCGGAACCTTCAAGCTCAGCGGCCTGAAGATGTCGCTGTCGACGGGCACCAAGGAGTGCTACTAAGCACTCTCTGACGGGCGGGGGAGCCGGTGGCGCCCCCGCCCGTCCAGTCTGAACCCCGGGTCTTCACCCGCAGTACGACCCACCACCACAGCAACGCCGCACCAGGGAGCTGTTTTCCATGAGCGCCGAGACCCCTGTCGCCCCCGGCCGGTTCACCCACTGGAGGCAGCAGTTCCGCGCATGGCGGGGCACGAGGCCTTTCTGGGCCGGTCTGTTCGTCCTCTTCAGTGGACTCCCCATCGCCTATTTCCCGTACGCGCACCTCCAGGTGGGCCACCTGACGCTGGCGATGGCGACCACCGCGGGCGCGGGCTCCCTGATCATCGGTGTGCTGCTGGTCGTACTGGGCGTGAGCCTGTGGTTCCAGAAGCACGTAAGGACCTTCGCGGGTGTCGCGGCGATCCTGCTCGGCCTGGTGTCCCTGCCGGTCTCCAACCTCGGCGGCTTCCTCATCGGCTTCCTGTTCGCACTGATCGGCGGAGCGATGGCGGTGTCCTGGATGCCGGGCGTACCGCCTGTGGAGCCGGCGCCGGGGACCGGACCGGCCATGGGAGGAGCGCCCGAGAGCGCGTTCCCCGCGGGCGCCGAACCGGCGGGCGAGATCACCGAGAACCCGTACAGCACGGGCCCGGCCCTGACCAAGGAGTCCTCCCACACGGAGGACGCCGACAGGGCGGGCGAGCCGAACGATCTGTCAGGAACGATCCCGGCCACCGGGGCGAACGGGAGGCACAGTGCCGGCTGACGAGGTGACCACCGGGAGCGGTGTGGACGCTGCCCGTGTGAGAACCGG
This window of the Streptomyces sp. NBC_01275 genome carries:
- a CDS encoding DUF6114 domain-containing protein, producing MSAETPVAPGRFTHWRQQFRAWRGTRPFWAGLFVLFSGLPIAYFPYAHLQVGHLTLAMATTAGAGSLIIGVLLVVLGVSLWFQKHVRTFAGVAAILLGLVSLPVSNLGGFLIGFLFALIGGAMAVSWMPGVPPVEPAPGTGPAMGGAPESAFPAGAEPAGEITENPYSTGPALTKESSHTEDADRAGEPNDLSGTIPATGANGRHSAG
- a CDS encoding DUF6230 family protein — encoded protein: MESQVRGGTRWKRFAVVMVPSVAATAAIGVALAQGALAASFSVSGQSFKVSADKLVGTGFSQYGAIDAGYTLDGKKTAHPVAVSAFKSASITNMCQSVVTPNIPLLGSVSLILKAGGSGTPVEADNLYIDVEDLAADAVFKGIDIGVAGKDLSKGPGIKSGDTANPYGFAQQAESAELTDVKQTAWATTAGTFKLSGLKMSLSTGTKECY